A single genomic interval of Ramlibacter sp. harbors:
- a CDS encoding TRAP transporter substrate-binding protein — protein sequence MNKRAFVKTAVAAAALCASGYTMAQQVTLRLHQMLPPQATIPARALIPWAQKVEKESGGKIKVQLFHAMQLGGTPPQLFDQAKDGVVDLTWTVLGYTPGRFNKAEVFELPFMTTTAEASSRAFQEYVEKYDMDEFKDVKLICVHTHGPGLFHTKDPVTSMDSLRGMKIRGGSRIINNMLTKLGATPVGMPVPAVTEALSKGVIDGTTIPWEVTPALKVSQLVHNHTTFAGKYGLYTQTFAFAMNKAAYEKLPADLKKVIDDNSGMVAAAMFGKAMDDGDKVGHEIAVKAGNKIVALDVAETQRWRRTASVVESDWVAEMKGKGIDGAKLAAEARALVEKYSK from the coding sequence ATGAACAAAAGAGCCTTCGTCAAGACCGCCGTCGCGGCCGCCGCCCTGTGCGCCTCCGGCTACACCATGGCCCAGCAGGTCACGCTGCGACTGCACCAGATGCTGCCGCCGCAAGCCACCATCCCGGCCCGTGCGCTGATCCCCTGGGCCCAGAAGGTCGAAAAAGAGTCGGGCGGCAAGATCAAGGTGCAGCTGTTTCACGCCATGCAGCTCGGTGGCACGCCCCCCCAGCTGTTTGACCAGGCCAAGGACGGCGTGGTGGACCTGACCTGGACGGTGCTGGGCTACACCCCCGGCCGCTTCAACAAGGCCGAGGTGTTCGAGCTGCCGTTCATGACGACCACCGCCGAGGCGAGCTCCAGGGCCTTCCAGGAATATGTCGAGAAATACGACATGGACGAGTTCAAGGACGTCAAGCTGATCTGCGTGCACACCCATGGCCCGGGCCTGTTCCACACCAAGGACCCGGTGACGAGCATGGACTCGCTGCGCGGCATGAAGATCCGTGGCGGCTCGCGCATCATCAACAACATGCTGACCAAGCTGGGTGCCACGCCTGTGGGCATGCCCGTGCCGGCCGTGACCGAGGCGCTGTCCAAGGGCGTGATCGACGGCACCACCATCCCCTGGGAAGTGACGCCGGCGCTCAAGGTCTCGCAGCTGGTGCACAACCACACCACGTTCGCGGGCAAGTACGGCCTGTACACCCAGACTTTCGCCTTTGCGATGAACAAGGCAGCCTATGAAAAGCTGCCGGCCGACCTCAAGAAGGTGATCGACGACAACTCCGGCATGGTGGCCGCGGCCATGTTTGGCAAGGCCATGGACGATGGCGACAAGGTGGGCCACGAGATTGCGGTCAAGGCCGGCAACAAGATCGTCGCGCTCGACGTGGCCGAAACGCAGCGCTGGCGCCGCACGGCCAGCGTGGTCGAGTCCGACTGGGTGGCCGAGATGAAGGGCAAGGGCATTGACGGCGCCAAGCTGGCGGCCGAGGCCCGGGCGCTGGTCGAGAAGTACTCCAAGTAA
- a CDS encoding TRAP transporter large permease: protein MSGMELALWSFPILMALIFLRVPIGLSMLVCGFGGAWMVYGQISPILNQLKQVTYATFSSYSLSVVPLFLLMGQFASIGGMSAALFKAAQAWLGHRRGGVALAAIGACAGFGAICGSSVATAATMGQVALPELRKSGYSGALATGCLAAGGTLGILIPPSIVLVIYAILTEQNIAKLFLAAFIPGILAMIGYMIVVAIYVRVSPGSAGKAEPMPMKERWRETRKVWPVLTLFLVVVGGIYGGIFTPTEGAGIGAAGTGLVAWLNGSMNRAKLRQALIGTAVATGMIFMIVLGASVYNTFLALSQLPQQAATIVASSGLSPWAVLSAIIVLYLIMGCFMDSLSMILLTIPIFFPIVSGLDYGIHGEQFAIWFGILVLIAVEVGMITPPVGMNLFVINSIARDIPMSHTFRGAMPFVASDLIRIVILTLFPSITLFALRL from the coding sequence ATGAGCGGCATGGAACTCGCGCTGTGGTCGTTCCCGATCCTGATGGCGCTGATATTTCTGCGCGTGCCCATCGGCCTGTCGATGCTGGTGTGCGGCTTTGGCGGGGCGTGGATGGTCTATGGGCAGATCTCGCCCATCCTCAACCAGTTGAAGCAGGTGACCTACGCCACCTTCTCCAGCTACTCGCTGTCGGTGGTGCCGCTGTTCCTGCTGATGGGGCAGTTCGCGTCCATCGGGGGCATGTCGGCCGCGCTGTTCAAGGCCGCGCAGGCCTGGCTGGGCCATCGCCGCGGTGGCGTGGCGCTGGCGGCCATTGGCGCCTGCGCCGGTTTTGGCGCGATCTGCGGCTCGTCGGTGGCCACGGCCGCCACCATGGGCCAGGTGGCGCTGCCTGAACTGCGCAAGAGCGGCTACTCTGGCGCGCTGGCCACGGGCTGCCTGGCCGCGGGGGGCACGCTGGGCATCCTGATTCCGCCGTCCATCGTGCTGGTGATCTACGCCATCCTGACCGAGCAGAACATTGCCAAGCTGTTCCTGGCGGCTTTCATTCCCGGCATCCTGGCCATGATCGGCTACATGATCGTGGTGGCCATCTATGTGCGCGTGAGCCCCGGCAGCGCCGGCAAGGCCGAGCCCATGCCCATGAAGGAGCGCTGGCGCGAAACCCGCAAGGTCTGGCCGGTGCTCACGCTGTTCCTTGTGGTCGTGGGCGGCATTTATGGCGGCATCTTCACGCCGACCGAAGGTGCGGGCATTGGCGCGGCGGGCACCGGTCTGGTGGCCTGGTTGAACGGCTCGATGAACCGCGCCAAGCTGCGCCAGGCCCTGATTGGCACGGCCGTGGCCACGGGCATGATCTTCATGATCGTGCTGGGTGCCAGTGTGTACAACACCTTCCTGGCGCTGTCCCAGTTGCCGCAGCAGGCCGCCACCATCGTGGCGTCGTCGGGCCTGAGCCCGTGGGCGGTGCTGTCGGCCATCATCGTGCTGTACCTGATCATGGGCTGCTTCATGGACTCGCTGTCCATGATCCTGCTGACCATCCCGATCTTCTTCCCCATCGTGTCGGGCCTGGACTACGGCATCCATGGCGAGCAGTTCGCCATCTGGTTCGGCATCCTGGTGCTGATCGCGGTGGAGGTGGGCATGATCACGCCCCCGGTGGGCATGAATCTGTTCGTGATCAACTCGATCGCGCGCGACATCCCCATGAGCCACACCTTCCGCGGCGCCATGCCCTTTGTGGCCAGCGACCTGATCCGCATCGTGATCCTCACGCTGTTCCCGTCCATCACCCTGTTCGCGCTGAGGCTGTGA
- a CDS encoding TRAP transporter small permease, with product MVKLVYRTAEWLAYLGGLLLTAIAVMVVVSVSGRALISIGLGPVPGDFEMVEMATAVVVFFFLPWCYLKNGHAMVDIIYMHLPRWAQRFLTVFSDVLMLAIWVILTWRLGIAMMDKHGEGETTFILQIPVWWAYAVSLAGAVIGCITYLTKTLVEIGIAHAPAGWSAEEAGGHV from the coding sequence ATGGTCAAACTTGTTTACCGCACGGCCGAATGGCTGGCTTATCTGGGTGGCCTGCTGCTGACCGCCATCGCCGTCATGGTGGTGGTGAGCGTCAGTGGCCGCGCGCTCATCTCCATCGGGCTGGGCCCGGTGCCCGGCGATTTCGAAATGGTGGAGATGGCCACGGCCGTGGTGGTCTTCTTCTTCCTGCCCTGGTGCTACCTCAAGAACGGCCATGCCATGGTGGACATCATCTACATGCACCTGCCGCGCTGGGCCCAGCGGTTCCTGACGGTGTTCAGCGATGTGCTGATGCTGGCCATCTGGGTGATCCTGACCTGGCGCCTGGGCATTGCCATGATGGACAAGCACGGCGAGGGGGAGACCACCTTCATCCTGCAGATCCCCGTCTGGTGGGCCTACGCGGTGTCACTCGCCGGGGCCGTGATTGGCTGCATCACCTACCTGACCAAGACCCTGGTCGAGATCGGCATCGCCCATGCACCTGCCGGCTGGTCGGCTGAAGAAGCCGGAGGCCATGTATGA
- a CDS encoding substrate-binding domain-containing protein — MQSVIKGISSMATRQVLAELSSAFEAASGHRVAIESVGGVDAARRVQAGEPFDVVILGSDAIDKLVASGHLQAGSRVDLVRSGVAVAVRAGTPLPDISSEEAVRAAVLAAPSLSYSTGPSGVALARLFERWGIAPQIEGRMVQAPPGVPVGSLVARGDVALGFQQLSELLNVQGITVVGPLPPAIQIITTFSAGVPVGVVAGSPQARAVAAMLDFMSGPLADEAKRRQGMEPARI; from the coding sequence ATGCAAAGCGTGATCAAGGGCATTTCGTCCATGGCGACCCGGCAGGTGCTGGCGGAGTTGTCTTCGGCGTTTGAGGCCGCCTCGGGCCATCGGGTCGCCATCGAGTCGGTCGGCGGTGTCGATGCGGCCCGGCGCGTGCAGGCGGGCGAACCGTTTGACGTGGTGATTCTCGGCTCGGACGCCATCGACAAGCTCGTGGCGTCCGGCCATCTCCAGGCAGGAAGCCGGGTGGACCTGGTGCGCTCGGGCGTGGCGGTGGCGGTGCGTGCGGGCACGCCCTTGCCCGATATCAGCTCGGAGGAGGCGGTGCGCGCCGCCGTACTGGCGGCGCCCAGCCTGAGCTATTCCACCGGACCCAGCGGGGTCGCGCTGGCCCGGCTCTTTGAGCGCTGGGGCATCGCGCCGCAGATCGAGGGCCGCATGGTCCAGGCCCCGCCCGGTGTGCCCGTGGGTTCACTGGTGGCGCGTGGCGACGTGGCCCTGGGCTTCCAGCAGCTCAGCGAGCTGCTGAACGTGCAGGGCATCACCGTTGTGGGCCCCTTGCCGCCAGCCATCCAGATCATCACCACCTTCTCGGCCGGCGTTCCGGTGGGGGTGGTGGCAGGCTCGCCGCAGGCGCGGGCCGTGGCGGCCATGCTGGACTTCATGAGCGGGCCGCTGGCCGACGAGGCCAAGCGCCGCCAGGGTATGGAACCGGCCCGAATCTGA
- a CDS encoding LysR family transcriptional regulator: MDLKQLEYFVRVAELGSFTRAAIALDVAQPALSRQVRLLEVELRQNLLTRNGRGASPTEAGKLLLEHGRGILHQVERAREELGRVRGALAGRVAIGLPPSVAKVLTVPLIREFRRRMPEATLSITEGLSAAMQESLANGRLDIALLYNAAASSDIEATLLLEEDLYLVQRQGDASAALLKQPVTLRELASLPLVIPSRPNAIRMIVEAELASLGSPPEIALEIDGVAAILELVADGAGNAVLSRNAVYTSARPKAFAMRPITGSGAGTQRLRSKLSIATSSQRPATLTQKAMLELIQQTAKALISAR, encoded by the coding sequence ATGGATCTCAAGCAACTCGAGTATTTCGTCCGCGTCGCCGAGCTGGGCAGCTTCACGCGCGCGGCCATCGCGCTCGACGTGGCCCAGCCCGCGCTGAGCCGCCAGGTGCGCCTGCTCGAGGTGGAACTGCGGCAGAACCTGCTCACACGCAATGGCCGCGGGGCCTCCCCGACCGAGGCCGGCAAGCTGCTGCTGGAGCATGGCCGCGGCATCCTGCACCAGGTGGAGCGCGCCCGCGAGGAACTCGGGCGCGTGCGCGGCGCGCTGGCGGGCCGGGTGGCCATCGGCCTGCCGCCCAGCGTGGCCAAGGTGCTCACGGTGCCGCTGATCCGGGAGTTCCGCCGGCGCATGCCCGAGGCCACGCTGTCCATCACCGAGGGCCTGTCGGCGGCCATGCAGGAGTCGCTGGCCAACGGGCGGCTGGACATCGCCCTGCTCTACAACGCGGCGGCTTCGTCCGATATCGAGGCGACCTTGCTGCTCGAGGAAGACCTGTACCTGGTGCAGCGCCAGGGTGACGCATCGGCGGCGCTGCTCAAGCAGCCGGTGACGCTGCGTGAGCTGGCCAGCCTGCCCCTGGTGATTCCGAGCCGGCCCAATGCCATCCGCATGATCGTGGAGGCCGAGCTGGCCAGCCTGGGCAGCCCGCCCGAGATTGCGCTGGAGATCGACGGCGTGGCCGCCATTCTGGAACTGGTGGCCGATGGCGCCGGCAACGCGGTGCTGTCGCGCAACGCGGTCTACACCTCGGCTCGCCCCAAGGCCTTTGCCATGCGGCCCATCACAGGCAGCGGCGCCGGGACGCAGCGCCTGCGCAGCAAGCTGTCGATCGCCACCAGTTCGCAGCGCCCGGCCACACTCACGCAAAAAGCGATGCTGGAACTGATCCAGCAGACTGCCAAGGCACTGATTTCAGCGCGCTGA
- a CDS encoding DUF1932 domain-containing protein, translating into MKLPRIGLIGYGEVGKTFCLGLKDQPGVTAMGAWDLKFDQPERRGAELDHASRNGVTAHGSARALCESSDLVISAVTASNTLAVAREAAQHIRAGCVFLDLNSASPGTKQQAAALIDATGAHYVEAGVMTSVPPYGIKVPMLLGGAQAGSLAGLLNGWGMDAKAVSDKLGVASAIKMCRSVMIKGLEALVIESYSTARAYGVEDHVLPTLAETFPSIDWEKQGAYFFSRVVQHGQRRAEEMRESANTVREAGFEPFMAQAIADKQQWVADQARAGAFASVAKGARWQDYADCLLAARASK; encoded by the coding sequence ATGAAGTTGCCGCGGATTGGCCTGATCGGCTACGGTGAGGTGGGCAAGACCTTTTGCCTGGGGCTCAAGGACCAGCCCGGCGTGACCGCCATGGGCGCCTGGGACCTCAAGTTTGACCAGCCAGAGCGACGCGGCGCAGAGCTGGACCACGCTTCGCGCAATGGCGTCACCGCCCATGGCTCGGCGCGCGCGCTGTGTGAATCCAGCGACCTGGTCATTTCGGCGGTCACGGCCTCCAACACCCTCGCGGTGGCGCGCGAAGCCGCGCAACACATTCGCGCGGGCTGCGTGTTCCTGGACCTCAATTCGGCGTCGCCGGGCACCAAGCAGCAGGCCGCGGCCTTGATTGACGCCACCGGCGCCCACTATGTGGAAGCCGGCGTCATGACCTCGGTGCCGCCCTATGGCATCAAGGTGCCCATGCTGCTGGGTGGCGCGCAGGCCGGGTCTCTTGCCGGTCTGCTCAATGGCTGGGGCATGGATGCCAAGGCCGTGAGCGACAAGCTTGGCGTGGCCAGTGCCATCAAGATGTGCCGCAGCGTGATGATCAAGGGCCTGGAGGCCCTGGTGATTGAAAGCTACAGCACCGCGCGCGCCTACGGCGTGGAAGACCATGTGCTGCCCACGCTGGCCGAGACGTTTCCGTCGATCGACTGGGAGAAGCAAGGCGCCTACTTCTTCAGCCGCGTGGTGCAGCACGGCCAGCGCCGGGCCGAGGAAATGCGCGAATCCGCCAACACCGTGCGCGAAGCGGGCTTTGAACCCTTCATGGCCCAGGCCATTGCCGACAAGCAGCAGTGGGTGGCCGACCAGGCCCGGGCCGGGGCCTTTGCCAGCGTGGCCAAGGGCGCCCGCTGGCAGGACTATGCCGACTGCTTGCTGGCTGCGCGGGCCAGCAAATGA